A section of the Falco biarmicus isolate bFalBia1 chromosome 3, bFalBia1.pri, whole genome shotgun sequence genome encodes:
- the MTHFR gene encoding methylenetetrahydrofolate reductase (NADPH) isoform X2, which translates to MGAGGPLFIDVTWHPAGDPGSDKETSSMIIANTAVNYCGLETILHMTCCNQTKDDITGHLQKAKRLGLKNIMALRGDPVGEEWEEEVDGFNYAVDLVKHIRNEFDDYFDICVAGYPKGHPEAESYEADLRHLKEKVLAGADFIITQLFFRSETFLKFMKDCQAIGITCPIIPGIFPIQGYHSLRQLVKLSKLEVPQEIKDVIEPIKDNDAAIRNYGVELAVSMCRELLDSGMVHGLHFYTLNREVATTDVLKRLGIWKEDPRRPLPWAVSAHPKRRVEDVRPIFWASRPKSYIYRTQEWDDFPNGRWGNSSSPAFGELKDYYLFYLKSKSPREELLKMWGEELTGEESVFEVFTCYITGEPNKNGHKVTCMPWNDDPLATETNLLKEQLEKVNRRGILTINSQPNINGKPSTDPIVGWGPSGGYVFQKAYLEFFTSSEIVMALLKVLKKYELRVNYHIVNVKGQNITNAPDLQPNAVTWGIFPGREIIQPTVVDPVSFLSWKDEAFALWIEQWAKLYEEESPSRMIIQYIHDNYYLVNLVDNDFPLENCLWQVVDDTFELLNSPTQE; encoded by the exons ATGGGAGCAGGTGGTCCCCTCTTCATTGATGTGACTTGGCACCCCGCAGGGGACCCCGGATCTGACAAGGAAACTTCCTCCATGATTATTGCAAACACTGCAGTCAACTATTGTGGCCTGGAGACTATCCTGCACATGACATGCTGCAATCAGACCAAGGATGACATCACAGGGCATCTGCAGAAGGCCAAGCGGCTCGGGTTGAAGAACATCATGGCACTGCGTGGAG ATCCTGTAGGTGAGGAATGGGAGGAAGAAGTAGATGGTTTCAACTATGCTGTTGACCTGGTCAAGCACATTCGCAATGAATTTGATGATTACTTTGACATCTGTGTGGCAG GCTACCCCAAGGGTCATCCTGAAGCAGAGAGCTATGAGGCAGACCTGAGGCACCTAAAGGAGAAAGTCCTTGCAGGAGCAGACTTCATCATTACGCAGCTTTTCTTCAGATCAGAAACTTTTCTCAAGTTCATGAAGGACTGTCAAGCCATTGGCATCACCTGCCCCATTATTCCTGGCATCTTCCCCATACAG GGTTACCACTCCCTGCGCCAGCTGGTGAAGCTATCCAAGCTGGAAGTGCCTCAGGAAATCAAAGATGTGATTGAACCCATCAAGGACAATGATGCGGCTATCCGGAACTATGGGGTGGAGCTGGCAGTGTCCATGTGCCGGGAGCTATTGGATAGTGGCATGGTGCATGGGCTCCATTTTTACACACTCAATCGGGAAGTGGCTACTACCGATGTCCTTAAGCGCCTGGGCATATGGAAGGAGGACCCTAG GCGACCTCTGCCCTGGGCAGTCAGCGCTCACCCCAAGAGAAGAGTTGAAGATGTTCGACCAATCTTCTGGGCCTCTAGGCCAAAGAGTTACATCTATCGAACTCAAGAATGGGATGATTTCCCCAATGGCCGATG GGGTAACTCTTCCTCTCCAGCCTTTGGGGAACTGAAGGACTATTACCTCTTCTACCTGAAGAGCAAGTCTCCCCGGGAGGAGCTCCTGAAGATGTGGGGAGAAGAGCTGACTGGTGAGGAAAGTGTCTTTGAGGTCTTCACATGTTACATCACTGGAGAACCCAACAAGAACGGGCACAAG GTTACGTGTATGCCTTGGAACGATGACCCTCTTGCTACTGAAACCAACCTTctgaaggagcagctggagaaggttAATAGAAGAGGAATTCTGACCATCAACTCTCAGCCGAACATCAATGGCAAACCATCCACAGACCCCATTGTAGGCTGGGGGCCCAGCGGGGGTTATGTTTTCCAAAAG GCATACCTAGAGTTCTTCACCTCCAGTGAGATCGTCATGGCACTGCTGAAAGTGCTGAAGAAGTATGAGTTGCGAGTGAACTATCACATTGTCAATGTCAAG GGACAAAATATCACTAATGCTCCAGATCTGCAACCCAATGCTGTCACCTGGGGCATCTTCCCAGGCAGAGAGATCATCCAGCCCACTGTAGTGGATCCCGTAAGCTTCCTCTCCTGGAAG GATGAGGCCTTTGCACTGTGGATCGAGCAGTGGGCCAAGCTCTATGAAGAGGAGTCACCCTCTCGCATGATCATCCAGTACATCCATGACAACTACTACTTGGTCAATCTGGTGGACAATGACTTCCCACTCGAGAACTGCCTCTGGCAGGTTGTGGATGATACTTTTGAGCTGCTGAACTCTCCGACTCAGGAGTGA